In the genome of Acetobacter oryzifermentans, one region contains:
- a CDS encoding copper resistance protein B, with protein MKTCFYRQILCRWLLLGMPALLMAFTVIPQAKAASMHHAGMEGMDDMDMGDMDMSAQKPAHPQSSTPAHHSTQSVAPNKNDKPGTSAYPPVTPSAQWPATPPLVPKVHYVQHIHPVMDHNTYFHALLEQFEGRYTPGNSLFRYSGQAWFGTDYNKFWVKSEGLLDGHHRFSDGDHEFFYDRAISTYFDVQAGIRLDVDSGPTRAWGAVGVQGLALYFFDVSATAYFNNTGVAGKLEGSYDFLITNRLILQPQAELNFYSHADPERGVSRGFSDIDAGLRLRYEFKRQIAPYIAVTYAGHYGNTASVARNNTRMAENGPEDLRFTFGIRSWF; from the coding sequence ATGAAAACATGTTTTTACCGCCAGATTTTGTGTCGTTGGCTCCTGTTGGGCATGCCTGCTCTGCTTATGGCTTTTACGGTTATTCCGCAGGCTAAAGCGGCTTCCATGCACCATGCAGGTATGGAAGGCATGGATGATATGGATATGGGCGACATGGACATGTCAGCCCAAAAACCTGCGCATCCGCAAAGCTCGACACCCGCGCATCATTCTACGCAAAGCGTAGCACCCAACAAAAACGACAAACCGGGCACTTCCGCCTATCCGCCCGTTACACCCAGCGCACAATGGCCAGCCACACCGCCACTTGTGCCCAAAGTGCATTACGTGCAGCATATCCACCCGGTTATGGACCACAACACGTATTTCCATGCGCTTCTGGAACAGTTCGAGGGCCGATATACTCCGGGCAACAGCCTGTTCCGCTATTCTGGCCAGGCGTGGTTTGGCACAGATTACAACAAGTTCTGGGTAAAGTCCGAAGGCTTACTAGATGGCCACCATCGTTTTTCAGACGGCGATCATGAATTCTTTTACGACCGCGCCATTTCCACTTATTTTGATGTGCAGGCAGGTATCCGGTTAGATGTAGATAGCGGCCCTACCCGCGCATGGGGTGCCGTAGGTGTACAAGGGCTGGCACTTTACTTTTTTGATGTATCTGCCACGGCATATTTCAACAACACAGGAGTGGCAGGCAAACTGGAAGGTTCTTATGACTTCCTGATAACCAACCGCCTGATCTTACAGCCACAAGCCGAGCTGAACTTTTATTCTCATGCAGACCCAGAGCGTGGTGTCAGCCGGGGTTTTTCTGACATAGATGCAGGTTTACGCCTACGCTACGAGTTCAAACGCCAGATTGCGCCATATATTGCCGTTACCTATGCCGGGCATTATGGCAACACCGCCAGCGTAGCCAGAAACAACACCCGCATGGCGGAAAATGGGCCAGAGGATTTACGTTTTACCTTTGGCATCCGCTCATGGTTTTAA
- the miaA gene encoding tRNA (adenosine(37)-N6)-dimethylallyltransferase MiaA, translating into MGRLAEPSANLPAALIVAGPTCSGKSALALALARRLNGEIINADSMQVYKDLDVLTARPSAEDEQLVPHRLYGVLPAEEKGSVAWWREQALACMQQAWAQNRLPILCGGTGMYLHALTHGLAIIPDTGDEARQEARQSVAQYGAPALHARLMEVDPETACRLRPVDSQRVSRAWEVWRGTGHGLTWWHKQPGLPPAACRFVAVRLNPERAELRARIAARFENMLRNGAVAEVRTLLARKLDTSLPAMRAHGVPELSAMLRGEITEQEATQRAVQATGRYTKRQATWFAHHSLAKKGLECTVDASFSDFAQFSERKYEEIVSFVLRGIDAT; encoded by the coding sequence CCCGCAGCACTTATTGTGGCCGGGCCCACATGCTCTGGCAAATCCGCTCTGGCGTTGGCATTGGCCCGCAGATTGAACGGCGAGATTATTAATGCCGATTCTATGCAGGTTTATAAGGATCTCGATGTTTTAACGGCCCGCCCCAGTGCAGAAGATGAGCAGCTTGTGCCGCACCGGCTTTACGGTGTGCTGCCAGCGGAAGAAAAAGGCAGTGTGGCATGGTGGCGAGAGCAAGCTTTGGCCTGCATGCAGCAGGCATGGGCGCAAAACCGTTTGCCCATTTTATGTGGTGGTACAGGGATGTACTTGCATGCCCTGACACATGGCTTGGCCATTATCCCAGATACAGGGGATGAGGCCCGGCAGGAGGCCCGCCAAAGTGTGGCGCAGTATGGTGCTCCAGCCTTGCATGCCCGCCTGATGGAAGTGGACCCTGAAACAGCCTGCCGCCTGCGGCCTGTAGATTCCCAGCGTGTTTCGCGCGCATGGGAGGTGTGGCGTGGCACTGGGCACGGGCTGACATGGTGGCACAAACAGCCGGGCTTGCCGCCTGCTGCTTGCCGGTTTGTAGCTGTTCGCCTCAATCCGGAGCGTGCGGAACTGCGGGCGCGCATTGCTGCAAGGTTTGAGAACATGCTGCGCAATGGTGCTGTGGCAGAGGTGCGGACATTACTGGCCCGAAAGTTGGATACCAGCCTGCCAGCCATGCGTGCGCACGGCGTGCCAGAACTTTCTGCCATGCTGCGTGGAGAAATAACCGAGCAAGAAGCCACGCAACGGGCTGTGCAGGCTACAGGGCGTTACACAAAGCGGCAAGCAACGTGGTTTGCGCACCACAGTTTGGCAAAAAAGGGCTTGGAATGCACAGTTGATGCATCTTTTTCTGATTTTGCGCAATTTTCGGAAAGAAAATACGAAGAAATTGTATCTTTCGTTCTCCGTGGGATTGACGCTACCTGA
- the ilvN gene encoding acetolactate synthase small subunit: protein MQQEISGSAVISLLVDNESGALARIVELFSGRGYNIQSLTVAPVDENQTTSRVNVVTTGTPSAIRQIRAQIARVVPVSRVVDLTAEGPYVAREMALVKVVSSGEPRTEALRIAQAFRARAVDTTASSFVFELTGSTEKLDSFIELMRPLGLAEVSRTGVASICRGPQTIQSI, encoded by the coding sequence ATGCAGCAGGAAATTTCAGGTTCTGCCGTTATCTCTCTTCTGGTGGACAACGAAAGCGGTGCGCTGGCCCGTATTGTGGAGCTGTTTTCTGGCCGCGGATACAACATCCAGAGCCTGACAGTTGCCCCGGTTGATGAAAATCAGACCACATCCCGCGTGAATGTGGTGACAACTGGCACCCCCTCCGCTATCCGCCAGATACGTGCCCAAATTGCGCGTGTGGTGCCCGTATCCCGCGTTGTGGATCTTACGGCAGAAGGCCCATATGTGGCGCGGGAAATGGCGCTGGTGAAAGTGGTTTCCTCTGGCGAGCCGCGTACGGAAGCCCTGCGGATTGCGCAGGCATTTCGTGCACGGGCAGTGGACACCACGGCAAGTTCTTTTGTGTTTGAACTGACTGGCTCTACAGAAAAGCTGGACAGTTTTATCGAGCTGATGCGTCCGCTTGGGCTGGCTGAGGTTTCACGCACAGGCGTGGCCTCCATTTGCCGCGGACCGCAGACAATTCAGAGCATCTGA
- the ilvC gene encoding ketol-acid reductoisomerase — MRVYYDRDADVNLIKSKKVAIIGYGSQGHAHANNLKDSGVKDVVIGLRESSSAVEKAKAAGFTVMTPDKAAAWADVVMVLTPDEGQGALYKESLEKNLKQGAALAFAHGLSIHFRLIEARPDLDVFLIAPKGPGHTVRSEYQRGGGVPCLVAIAQDKSGKALDIALSYASAIGGGRAGTIETSFKEEVETDLFGEQAVLCGGLVELIRAGFETLVEGGYAPEMAYFECLHEMKLIVDLIYEGGIANMNYSISNTAEYGEYVSGPRVITPETKKAMKGILTDIQNGTFVRNFVLENQSGNVFFKATRARNDAHQIEAVGEKLRGMMPWIAKSRLVDKTKN; from the coding sequence ATGCGCGTGTATTACGACCGTGACGCCGATGTGAATCTGATTAAATCCAAAAAGGTTGCCATTATTGGTTATGGTAGCCAGGGCCATGCCCACGCAAACAACCTGAAGGACAGCGGCGTAAAAGACGTCGTGATCGGCCTGCGCGAAAGCTCCTCAGCAGTTGAAAAAGCCAAGGCTGCTGGCTTCACCGTGATGACCCCAGACAAAGCTGCTGCATGGGCAGATGTTGTTATGGTGCTGACGCCGGATGAAGGCCAGGGTGCGCTGTATAAAGAATCTCTGGAAAAGAACCTGAAGCAGGGTGCTGCTCTGGCATTTGCTCATGGTCTGTCCATCCACTTCCGTCTGATCGAAGCACGCCCGGATCTGGACGTGTTCCTGATTGCACCAAAAGGCCCTGGCCATACTGTGCGTTCCGAATATCAGCGTGGCGGCGGTGTACCCTGCCTGGTTGCTATTGCGCAGGATAAGTCAGGCAAGGCTCTGGACATTGCTCTGTCCTATGCTTCCGCTATCGGTGGTGGCCGCGCAGGTACGATCGAAACTTCCTTCAAGGAAGAAGTTGAAACCGATCTGTTTGGTGAACAGGCAGTTCTGTGCGGCGGTCTGGTTGAACTGATCCGCGCTGGCTTTGAAACGCTGGTTGAAGGTGGTTACGCACCGGAAATGGCATACTTTGAATGCCTGCACGAAATGAAGCTGATCGTGGACCTGATCTATGAAGGCGGCATTGCCAACATGAACTACTCCATCTCCAACACTGCTGAGTATGGTGAATACGTGTCTGGCCCGCGTGTGATTACGCCAGAAACCAAAAAAGCCATGAAGGGTATTCTGACAGACATCCAGAACGGTACGTTCGTGCGTAACTTTGTGCTGGAAAACCAGTCTGGCAACGTGTTCTTCAAAGCTACACGTGCTCGTAACGATGCGCACCAGATTGAAGCCGTTGGTGAAAAACTGCGTGGCATGATGCCGTGGATTGCAAAATCCCGTCTGGTTGACAAAACCAAGAACTAA
- the ilvB gene encoding biosynthetic-type acetolactate synthase large subunit — protein sequence MPPVPFPGREDNMTLKTASAPSDARNTPALSGAEVLMRALAEQGVEVIFGYPGGAVLPIYDALFKQNQIRHVLVRHEQAAVHAAEAYARSTGKVGVVLVTSGPGATNAVTGLLDAMMDSIPLVCLSGQVPTSLIGNDAFQEADTTGITRPVTKYNYLVRKPEDLAPTVHEAFAIARSGRPGPVLIDLPKNITVGDAPYMDAKEIAPRTERTQAKPDKDAVARAVKAMKNAKRPLFYTGGGIINSGPQASEALRKLVKMTGFPITSTLMGLGAYPGTDSQFLGMLGMHGTYEANLATHDCDVLIALGSRFDDRVTGRVDAFSPTSFKIHADIDPAQINKIIHVDEAIIGDVGETIAMMLEEWEKEPAFTHQKELAEWWNRIDAWRALDCLRFTQDQAPDAVIKPQQAIRRIYELARETGRDTYVSTEVGQHQMWAAQFFQFDHPNRWLTSGGLGTMGYGLPAAVGAQIAHPDALVMDIAGEASTLMNIQELGTIAQYRLPVKIFIINNHYMGMVRQWQELLHGSRYSESYSDALPDFVKLAESFHGTGLRVTQLSQLDDTIRQALAHDGPVIVDICVAEGENCFPMIPSGAAHNEMILGPEQEESGAKITKEGQMLV from the coding sequence ATGCCGCCTGTCCCATTTCCGGGAAGAGAGGATAACATGACACTCAAAACTGCTTCGGCACCATCAGACGCACGGAACACACCAGCCCTTTCTGGTGCGGAAGTCCTTATGCGCGCGCTGGCTGAGCAGGGTGTGGAAGTTATTTTCGGGTACCCGGGCGGGGCGGTTCTGCCTATTTATGATGCCCTGTTTAAGCAAAACCAGATTCGCCACGTGCTGGTAAGGCACGAGCAAGCGGCTGTTCATGCGGCAGAAGCCTATGCACGCTCTACCGGTAAGGTGGGTGTTGTGCTGGTTACCAGTGGTCCGGGTGCTACAAATGCCGTTACCGGCTTGCTGGATGCCATGATGGATTCTATCCCGCTGGTGTGCCTGTCTGGCCAGGTGCCCACAAGCCTGATTGGGAATGATGCTTTTCAGGAAGCAGATACCACAGGTATTACGCGGCCTGTTACCAAATACAATTATCTGGTGCGCAAGCCCGAAGATCTGGCGCCAACGGTGCATGAGGCTTTTGCCATTGCACGTTCTGGCCGCCCTGGCCCGGTGCTGATTGATCTGCCCAAAAACATTACTGTGGGTGATGCGCCATACATGGATGCAAAGGAAATTGCACCACGTACGGAAAGAACGCAGGCCAAGCCGGATAAAGATGCTGTAGCCCGCGCCGTAAAGGCCATGAAAAATGCCAAGCGCCCTCTGTTTTATACGGGTGGCGGCATTATCAATTCTGGCCCGCAAGCGAGTGAAGCCCTGCGCAAACTGGTTAAAATGACGGGCTTTCCCATCACCTCTACGCTGATGGGCCTTGGGGCTTATCCGGGCACCGATTCCCAGTTTCTGGGTATGTTGGGAATGCACGGTACTTACGAAGCCAATCTGGCGACGCATGATTGCGATGTGCTGATTGCGCTGGGCAGCCGGTTTGATGACCGCGTGACCGGGCGTGTGGATGCGTTTTCTCCCACATCCTTTAAAATTCATGCGGATATTGATCCGGCACAGATCAACAAGATCATCCACGTAGATGAAGCCATTATTGGTGACGTGGGTGAAACCATCGCCATGATGCTTGAGGAATGGGAAAAAGAACCCGCCTTCACGCATCAGAAAGAACTGGCTGAATGGTGGAACCGGATTGATGCATGGCGTGCGCTGGATTGCTTGCGCTTTACGCAGGATCAGGCTCCGGATGCGGTTATCAAGCCCCAGCAGGCGATCCGCCGCATTTATGAACTGGCGCGCGAAACCGGGCGCGATACCTATGTTTCAACCGAAGTTGGGCAGCATCAGATGTGGGCTGCGCAGTTCTTCCAGTTCGATCATCCCAACCGTTGGCTAACATCTGGTGGCCTTGGCACTATGGGTTATGGCTTGCCCGCAGCCGTTGGCGCGCAGATTGCACACCCGGATGCATTGGTAATGGATATTGCTGGTGAGGCTTCTACCCTGATGAATATTCAGGAACTGGGCACCATTGCGCAGTATCGTCTGCCGGTAAAAATCTTCATCATCAACAACCATTACATGGGCATGGTGCGCCAGTGGCAGGAGCTGCTGCATGGCTCGCGCTATTCTGAAAGCTACAGCGATGCGCTGCCAGATTTTGTAAAACTGGCAGAAAGCTTTCATGGCACGGGCCTGCGTGTCACGCAGCTTAGTCAGTTGGATGATACCATTCGGCAGGCACTTGCGCATGATGGGCCGGTGATTGTGGATATCTGCGTGGCGGAAGGCGAAAACTGCTTCCCCATGATTCCTTCTGGCGCTGCCCATAATGAAATGATTTTGGGGCCAGAGCAGGAAGAAAGCGGAGCCAAGATCACCAAGGAAGGGCAGATGCTGGTCTGA
- a CDS encoding copper resistance system multicopper oxidase, producing MQHNAEWTIPMHIPPALKGRNVSRRQFITGGSALAAMYAFRPPQQVFASSHTSGIVPPHTSSNFDLTIGWANVNIVDKPQRVPTMNGGVPGPILRWREGDDLRLNIHNTLDETTSIHWHGIRCPAHMDGVPGLSFAGIAPGAHFTYHFPIKQSGTYWYHSHSNMQEAMGLYGAIVIDPKEPDPNSYDQDYVILLSDWSDVAPHTIINKLKFQDDYYNFRQRTAASFFHDAKKSGVWPTLKDRMQWAGMNMSATDISDVSGIIYTYLMNGCTPAANWTGIFKPGERIRLRFINASAMTFYDIRIPGLQMDVIQADGNNVEPVRVDEFRIGVAETYDCIVQPQGNQAYTIFAQSEDRTGYARGTLAPHSGMSAPIPPMDERPVRTMVDMGMAMHGGHDMGDMDMHDMPMHPVAKTHAPPLNVENQNRAAMPINRMADPGDGLQNNGRRVLAYADLRATHPATDQRPPSREITLHLTGNMERYIWGFDGKKFSEAEPTPLRLGERVRFTLINDTMMEHPIHLHGLWSELENGNGLYNPVKHTIIVQPGGRLSYLVSADTPGLWAFHCHLLYHMDLGMFRTVVVS from the coding sequence GTGCAGCATAATGCAGAATGGACAATACCCATGCATATTCCTCCTGCCTTGAAAGGGAGAAATGTGTCTCGTCGGCAGTTTATAACTGGCGGCAGCGCATTGGCGGCCATGTATGCTTTTCGGCCACCTCAACAGGTTTTTGCTTCTTCCCACACATCCGGAATTGTACCCCCGCACACCAGCAGTAATTTTGATCTGACCATCGGTTGGGCAAACGTAAATATTGTGGATAAGCCGCAGCGCGTACCCACCATGAATGGCGGTGTGCCCGGCCCTATCCTGCGGTGGCGTGAAGGCGATGATTTACGCCTGAACATTCATAATACGTTGGATGAAACAACCTCCATCCACTGGCATGGCATACGCTGCCCGGCCCATATGGATGGGGTGCCGGGGCTAAGCTTTGCGGGCATTGCACCCGGCGCACACTTTACTTATCACTTTCCTATCAAACAGAGCGGCACATACTGGTACCACAGCCACTCCAACATGCAGGAAGCCATGGGACTGTACGGGGCCATTGTGATTGACCCCAAGGAGCCAGACCCCAACAGTTATGACCAGGATTACGTTATCCTGCTTTCAGACTGGTCTGATGTGGCGCCACATACCATCATCAACAAGCTGAAGTTTCAGGACGACTACTATAATTTCCGTCAGCGCACGGCTGCCTCGTTCTTTCATGATGCCAAGAAATCTGGCGTCTGGCCCACACTAAAAGACCGTATGCAATGGGCCGGCATGAATATGTCTGCTACGGATATTTCAGACGTCAGCGGCATTATTTACACCTATCTGATGAATGGCTGCACGCCTGCTGCCAATTGGACCGGTATTTTCAAACCCGGTGAACGCATCAGGCTACGGTTTATCAACGCCTCCGCCATGACCTTTTACGATATCCGCATTCCCGGCTTACAGATGGATGTCATTCAGGCAGATGGAAATAATGTTGAACCCGTGCGGGTAGATGAATTCCGCATCGGTGTGGCGGAAACGTATGATTGCATTGTGCAGCCACAAGGCAACCAAGCCTACACCATTTTTGCCCAAAGTGAGGACAGAACAGGATACGCTCGCGGCACCCTCGCCCCCCATTCCGGCATGAGTGCGCCCATTCCCCCGATGGATGAACGCCCCGTACGCACCATGGTAGATATGGGTATGGCCATGCATGGGGGCCACGATATGGGTGACATGGATATGCACGACATGCCCATGCATCCGGTAGCAAAAACACATGCGCCACCCTTGAATGTAGAAAACCAAAACCGTGCCGCCATGCCCATCAACCGGATGGCAGACCCCGGTGATGGCTTACAAAACAATGGCCGACGGGTTCTGGCATACGCAGACCTACGCGCCACCCACCCAGCCACAGATCAACGCCCACCGTCGCGCGAGATCACGCTGCATCTTACCGGCAATATGGAGCGTTATATCTGGGGATTTGATGGTAAAAAATTCTCGGAAGCTGAGCCCACTCCGCTGCGTTTGGGCGAACGGGTACGCTTTACCCTGATCAATGACACCATGATGGAACACCCCATCCACTTGCACGGCCTTTGGAGTGAACTGGAAAACGGGAACGGCCTGTACAACCCCGTAAAACACACCATTATTGTGCAACCGGGCGGGCGGCTTAGTTACTTGGTGTCTGCCGATACACCGGGTTTATGGGCTTTTCACTGTCATCTGCTTTACCACATGGATCTAGGCATGTTCCGCACGGTGGTGGTGTCATGA
- a CDS encoding heavy metal translocating P-type ATPase: MSQTISFPVEGMSCAACAARLEKVLNRLEGVQASVNFATAKAQVDLGAGASSVTDVLGAVAKAGFGAQTSSVDLALTGLSCAGCAGRVEKVLNALPSVHANVNLATERAHVTFVPGIVTVQTLIAAVEKAGYGASVFQQKTAEEAKRQRQKEWRTALTGFVLAAVLSLPFLLEMVGMMVGAHHAVMLPLWVQLGLATIVQFWCGRSFYAGAWHALRSGAATMDVLVVLGTSIAYGFSAVVVLFGLDQPVYFEASALVITLVLLGRLLEARAKARAGAGMESLLRLQPKTAHVERAGQITDEPVEQLQIGNVFLVRPGESIPVDGVVLSGASDVNEAMLTGESVPVTKQVGANVFAGTLNQTGALRAKVTGIGSQTILAGIVHMVEQAQGSKASVQRLADKVASVFVPVVLALAVLTFATGWLLTGVWDQSLVNAISVLVIACPCSLGLATPTAIMVGTGLGARAGILFRNADALEQTRKLTTLVVDKTGTLTQGQPAVVDVQVIAPASAQNALALAYALESQSEHPLARAVVNYVRAQDVTAAEISGFQAVPGQGVTAEFQGQSAALGSPTYLSTLGCKVDHEFTQSWQQQGRTVVGVAQGQTVLAWFALADQIRPEAHEAVAALQQQGLDVVMLTGDNARVAQAVAQQVGIKTVIAGVLPDGKAAEIRKLKEQGKCVGMVGDGINDAPALASADVGFAIGAGADIALETADVVLMRSNLMALVDALSLSRATVSKIWQNLFFAFIYNILGLPLAALGKLDPVLAGAAMAMSSVSVVSNSLLLNRWKPKS; this comes from the coding sequence ATGAGCCAGACAATCAGTTTCCCGGTAGAAGGGATGTCCTGCGCTGCATGCGCTGCCCGGCTGGAAAAAGTGCTGAACAGGTTGGAGGGCGTGCAAGCCTCTGTCAATTTTGCAACAGCCAAAGCACAGGTTGATCTGGGGGCCGGTGCAAGCAGCGTAACAGATGTGTTAGGTGCCGTAGCTAAGGCCGGGTTTGGGGCGCAGACATCCAGCGTAGATCTGGCTCTTACAGGGCTTTCTTGTGCAGGCTGTGCCGGGCGGGTGGAAAAAGTGCTGAACGCCCTGCCATCCGTGCATGCAAATGTTAATCTGGCTACCGAGCGTGCGCATGTGACCTTTGTTCCCGGTATTGTAACCGTGCAAACGCTGATAGCAGCGGTGGAAAAAGCCGGATATGGCGCAAGTGTTTTCCAACAGAAAACAGCAGAAGAAGCCAAGCGTCAGCGGCAGAAGGAATGGCGCACAGCGCTTACGGGTTTTGTGCTGGCAGCGGTTTTAAGTCTGCCGTTTTTGCTGGAAATGGTGGGCATGATGGTAGGCGCACACCATGCGGTTATGTTGCCGCTATGGGTACAGCTTGGTCTGGCCACTATAGTTCAGTTTTGGTGTGGCCGTTCCTTTTATGCAGGCGCATGGCATGCATTACGCAGTGGTGCTGCTACTATGGATGTGTTGGTGGTTTTGGGCACCAGCATTGCCTATGGCTTCAGCGCGGTTGTGGTGCTGTTTGGGCTTGATCAGCCTGTTTATTTTGAGGCCAGCGCGCTGGTTATTACACTGGTTTTGCTGGGGCGTCTGCTAGAAGCACGGGCCAAGGCGCGTGCAGGCGCTGGGATGGAAAGTCTGCTACGGCTCCAACCCAAAACGGCGCATGTTGAACGTGCCGGGCAGATAACGGATGAACCTGTAGAACAATTGCAAATTGGCAATGTGTTTTTGGTGCGTCCGGGTGAGAGTATTCCTGTAGATGGCGTGGTGCTTTCTGGCGCATCGGATGTGAACGAAGCCATGCTGACGGGTGAGAGCGTGCCCGTTACCAAGCAGGTCGGAGCCAACGTGTTTGCAGGCACATTAAACCAGACTGGCGCGCTGCGGGCCAAAGTAACCGGAATTGGCAGCCAGACCATTCTGGCAGGCATTGTGCATATGGTGGAGCAGGCGCAGGGTAGTAAAGCCAGTGTGCAGCGGCTGGCAGATAAGGTGGCATCTGTTTTTGTGCCAGTTGTGCTGGCGCTGGCTGTGCTGACATTTGCAACAGGCTGGTTGTTGACAGGCGTGTGGGACCAAAGCCTTGTTAACGCTATTTCTGTGTTGGTGATTGCCTGCCCATGTTCTCTGGGGTTGGCAACTCCTACCGCCATTATGGTGGGCACGGGGCTGGGCGCGCGCGCGGGTATCTTGTTCCGTAATGCGGATGCACTGGAGCAGACACGTAAGCTTACAACGCTTGTGGTGGACAAAACAGGCACCTTAACCCAAGGGCAGCCCGCAGTTGTGGATGTTCAGGTTATAGCGCCTGCTTCTGCACAAAATGCGCTGGCTCTGGCATATGCGCTGGAAAGCCAATCCGAACATCCATTGGCGCGTGCAGTTGTTAATTATGTACGTGCGCAGGATGTAACAGCGGCAGAGATATCTGGCTTTCAGGCGGTGCCGGGGCAAGGTGTTACCGCAGAGTTTCAGGGGCAATCTGCCGCGTTGGGTTCTCCTACGTATCTCAGCACTCTTGGCTGTAAGGTAGATCATGAATTCACCCAAAGCTGGCAGCAGCAGGGGCGTACGGTTGTGGGGGTGGCGCAGGGGCAAACGGTTCTGGCATGGTTTGCGCTGGCAGATCAGATCCGACCAGAAGCGCATGAAGCTGTAGCGGCCTTGCAGCAGCAGGGGCTGGATGTGGTCATGCTAACGGGGGATAACGCCCGTGTTGCGCAGGCTGTGGCCCAGCAGGTGGGTATAAAAACAGTTATTGCTGGTGTGCTGCCAGATGGCAAAGCAGCCGAAATTCGTAAGTTGAAAGAGCAGGGTAAGTGCGTTGGCATGGTGGGCGATGGTATAAATGATGCCCCGGCCCTTGCCTCAGCCGATGTTGGGTTTGCCATAGGGGCTGGAGCAGATATTGCGCTGGAGACGGCTGATGTTGTGCTGATGCGCAGCAACCTGATGGCCTTGGTGGATGCGCTTTCCCTCTCTCGCGCCACGGTTTCCAAAATATGGCAGAACCTGTTTTTTGCCTTTATCTACAACATTCTCGGTTTGCCACTAGCGGCACTTGGTAAGTTGGACCCAGTGCTGGCAGGGGCTGCTATGGCCATGAGTTCTGTTTCTGTTGTCAGCAATTCTCTGTTGCTAAATCGGTGGAAGCCCAAATCCTGA